Proteins encoded in a region of the Elizabethkingia bruuniana genome:
- a CDS encoding PCMD domain-containing protein encodes MRVKNFIYLFLLATGLLLASCIRDQAQNMEADIETATIANSTEILQVQPIITDNTITFRLREYTTDFHFSPEFTLTPGASMKPASGTKLDFSTPQKYTVTSEDGAWTKEYTVSFVIDDSERRYYPFENAEIIDTDGPEGHFHKFFDYQANGQKKYDWATANEGYNILAETLLEDGETLTPAFYPTAQIPDGYIGKGVKMQTKSTGPLGGMFGSPLAAGNLFLGTFKLTVPAIKSTLFGIPYNFKTAPKAIKGYFKYKAGDNFVVNSKTGTKLTKDTWDAYAILFEKSDKNNYLSGDHSFKDARMVSVARIKADKRIETDKWTAFEIPFENVNGKAFDKNKEYMYTIVFTSSLEGDLFNGAVGSALWIDEVNVVTE; translated from the coding sequence ATGAGAGTCAAAAACTTTATCTATTTATTCCTATTGGCTACAGGTCTGTTATTAGCCTCCTGTATCCGCGATCAGGCTCAGAATATGGAAGCCGATATAGAAACCGCAACAATAGCCAATTCTACAGAAATCTTACAGGTGCAGCCCATTATCACTGATAATACTATTACATTCAGATTAAGAGAATACACCACCGATTTCCATTTCTCTCCGGAATTCACCCTGACACCCGGGGCCAGCATGAAACCTGCAAGCGGAACAAAACTGGACTTCAGCACTCCTCAGAAATATACTGTAACATCAGAAGATGGTGCATGGACAAAGGAGTATACAGTATCATTTGTTATTGATGATTCAGAAAGGCGTTATTATCCTTTTGAGAATGCAGAAATTATTGACACGGACGGACCCGAAGGTCATTTTCACAAATTTTTCGATTACCAGGCCAACGGGCAGAAAAAATATGACTGGGCTACAGCAAATGAAGGTTATAACATTCTGGCTGAAACATTGCTGGAAGATGGAGAAACACTTACTCCAGCCTTCTACCCCACTGCACAGATACCTGACGGTTATATCGGAAAAGGTGTAAAAATGCAGACAAAAAGTACCGGACCATTAGGCGGAATGTTTGGCTCACCATTAGCAGCCGGAAATTTATTCCTTGGAACTTTTAAACTAACTGTTCCGGCTATTAAGTCAACTCTTTTCGGAATTCCTTACAACTTCAAAACGGCACCAAAAGCTATTAAAGGTTATTTCAAATACAAAGCCGGAGACAACTTTGTAGTGAACAGTAAAACCGGAACCAAGCTTACAAAAGATACATGGGATGCTTATGCTATCTTATTTGAGAAATCGGATAAAAACAATTACCTGAGTGGAGATCACTCTTTCAAAGATGCAAGAATGGTAAGTGTTGCAAGAATAAAAGCAGATAAAAGAATTGAAACAGATAAGTGGACAGCATTCGAAATTCCTTTTGAAAATGTAAACGGAAAAGCTTTTGATAAAAATAAAGAATACATGTATACGATTGTATTTACATCAAGCTTAGAAGGCGACTTGTTTAACGGAGCTGTAGGAAGTGCTTTGTGGATCGACGAAGTAAATGTCGTTACTGAGTAA
- a CDS encoding porin family protein, producing the protein MKRVLLSILLSLGTSSIISAQQTEANISTAKPNFFNTDIDYQIRANYSIGGSTPLGMPHEIRKIESYNPTLALGLEANATKWVSEDKKWGIRVGVRVEGKGMKTKAEVKNYLTEIKQDNSKVRGYYTGKVQTTVKNSYITVPVSAVYRLSDKWNLYGGLYFSGLIDKNFDGYVSDGYLRQNTPTGPKITFSEGSTATYDFSNEVRKFQWGLQLGAEWSMNKHFVLFPEFSYGINGLLNKDFDAISFSMHNVYLNMGFGYKF; encoded by the coding sequence ATGAAAAGAGTATTATTATCCATATTATTATCACTGGGAACCAGCAGTATTATTTCTGCACAGCAAACAGAAGCTAATATCTCTACAGCAAAACCCAATTTTTTCAATACTGATATCGACTATCAGATCCGTGCAAACTACAGTATTGGTGGTAGTACACCGTTGGGTATGCCCCATGAAATACGCAAAATAGAAAGTTATAATCCAACATTGGCTCTAGGACTTGAGGCCAATGCTACAAAATGGGTTTCTGAGGACAAGAAATGGGGTATCCGTGTAGGAGTCCGTGTAGAAGGGAAAGGAATGAAAACCAAAGCCGAGGTAAAGAACTATCTTACAGAAATAAAACAGGACAATTCCAAAGTACGGGGATATTATACTGGTAAGGTACAAACTACAGTAAAAAACTCTTACATCACTGTACCTGTTTCTGCAGTCTACCGTCTGTCCGATAAATGGAATCTCTATGGCGGACTTTATTTCTCAGGGCTTATTGATAAAAACTTTGATGGTTATGTTTCCGATGGCTACCTGCGTCAGAATACACCTACCGGACCAAAAATCACATTTTCCGAAGGAAGCACTGCAACTTATGACTTCTCTAATGAAGTACGTAAATTCCAATGGGGATTACAACTAGGTGCAGAATGGTCTATGAACAAACATTTTGTATTATTCCCTGAATTCTCTTATGGAATCAACGGGCTTCTGAATAAAGACTTCGATGCTATCTCATTTAGCATGCACAATGTCTATCTGAATATGGGCTTCGGTTACAAATTTTAA
- a CDS encoding acyltransferase family protein, with protein MSNATFSDSKKHYEILDGLRGIAAIMVVMLHILEIFAGGDHTKLMINHGYLAVDFFFLLSGFVIAHAYDDRWNKMTIGQFFKRRLIRLHPLIVAGMTLGGIFFYFSESAVLFPIVGETPVWKLILVMLIGYTLIPVPLSLDIHGWGEMHPLNGPAWSLFYEYVGNILYALFLRKASTTVLSILVLLSGAFLAYYTISSPQGDIIGGWSLTSEQLTIGFTRLLYPFLAGLLLHRIFKPMSLKNGFLLCSILLIAVLAMPRIGGKEHLWMNGTYESIVIIFIFPLILFLGASGNIQGKIATKVCNFLGDISYPLYITHFPVLYVYYAWVVNNKVTLDQAWPVGVGILTSSILVAWLLLKYYDIPVRKWLTQKYMNPKH; from the coding sequence ATGAGTAACGCTACTTTTTCTGATTCTAAAAAACATTATGAAATACTGGATGGTCTGCGCGGAATAGCTGCTATAATGGTGGTTATGCTTCACATTCTGGAAATATTTGCCGGCGGGGATCATACGAAACTTATGATAAACCACGGCTACCTTGCTGTAGATTTTTTCTTTCTCTTATCTGGTTTTGTAATTGCCCATGCCTATGATGACCGCTGGAACAAAATGACTATTGGCCAGTTTTTCAAAAGAAGACTTATCCGGCTTCATCCATTAATCGTTGCCGGGATGACGCTTGGCGGAATATTTTTCTATTTCAGCGAATCAGCTGTACTCTTCCCTATTGTAGGAGAAACTCCGGTATGGAAGCTAATATTGGTTATGCTTATTGGCTATACACTTATACCTGTTCCATTATCTCTGGATATTCATGGCTGGGGCGAGATGCACCCGCTTAACGGACCTGCATGGTCTTTATTCTACGAATATGTAGGCAATATTCTGTATGCCCTCTTTTTAAGAAAAGCGTCTACAACTGTACTCAGTATATTGGTTTTGTTATCCGGAGCATTTCTGGCTTATTACACCATAAGCAGCCCGCAGGGTGATATTATTGGCGGATGGTCACTTACCAGTGAGCAGCTTACAATAGGTTTCACAAGACTACTCTACCCTTTTCTGGCTGGTTTATTACTACACCGTATATTTAAGCCAATGTCTCTGAAGAATGGTTTTTTACTATGCAGCATTCTATTGATTGCTGTTTTAGCAATGCCAAGAATTGGAGGAAAGGAACATTTATGGATGAACGGAACCTATGAATCCATTGTTATTATATTTATATTTCCGTTAATTTTATTTCTGGGTGCCAGTGGTAATATTCAGGGGAAAATAGCAACTAAAGTATGCAACTTTCTTGGGGATATTTCTTACCCGCTTTACATCACCCACTTCCCTGTTCTTTACGTTTATTATGCATGGGTTGTCAATAACAAAGTAACATTGGATCAGGCCTGGCCTGTAGGCGTTGGTATTTTAACCTCAAGTATTCTGGTTGCCTGGTTATTACTTAAGTATTACGACATCCCTGTAAGAAAATGGCTTACCCAAAAGTATATGAATCCTAAACATTAA
- a CDS encoding DUF1040 family protein, which translates to MRKPDRIKIVLEQIEQLWMSNPDFRFGQLIMVIAQTGEHNPKLFHMEEDELLEKIKVLQNQLENIKTKE; encoded by the coding sequence ATGAGAAAACCCGACAGAATAAAAATCGTACTCGAACAAATAGAACAGCTATGGATGTCAAATCCAGATTTTCGGTTTGGTCAACTTATTATGGTTATTGCCCAAACAGGCGAACATAATCCTAAATTATTTCATATGGAAGAAGATGAACTTTTAGAGAAAATCAAAGTACTACAAAACCAGTTAGAAAATATAAAAACTAAGGAATGA
- a CDS encoding RDD family protein, whose translation MKEKKYIMERAIAGFIDYSIIIAITIFYIYTFGKPDHVGTYTVTGLLALTPFLLWLIYFILIEAILGATLGHIIIGLKPVHYNTEKPVTLKQAAIRHLLDPVDYFFLFGLVGIFSIYSSPKSQRVGDLLARTKVLKS comes from the coding sequence ATGAAGGAAAAAAAATATATTATGGAACGAGCTATTGCAGGATTTATTGATTATTCGATAATTATAGCCATCACTATATTTTATATTTATACTTTTGGCAAACCTGATCATGTTGGTACATATACTGTAACTGGATTATTAGCATTAACTCCATTTTTATTATGGCTTATATATTTCATTCTGATAGAAGCTATATTGGGGGCAACTTTGGGACATATTATTATAGGTTTAAAGCCTGTACATTATAATACTGAAAAACCTGTAACATTAAAACAAGCAGCTATAAGACATTTATTAGACCCCGTAGATTATTTCTTTTTATTTGGTTTAGTAGGAATTTTTTCAATTTATTCCTCACCCAAAAGTCAGAGAGTTGGAGATCTATTAGCTAGAACAAAAGTTCTAAAATCATAA
- a CDS encoding GNAT family N-acetyltransferase — MIYTEQLILTEPNQDDFDRYFAINADPQNNLYNPSGAMKYEAAISNFGNIIRHWQEHKFGVWSVAEKKNPKYIIGFGGLNYKQYANHLRLNLGYRFDKDFWGKGYATELAVMAIEFGFNRLVENEIYALVRPSNLSSIRVLEKSGLELFSELNDVENEANSLVFRIENKPIND; from the coding sequence ATGATATATACAGAACAATTAATCCTGACCGAACCGAATCAAGATGATTTTGATAGGTATTTTGCTATTAATGCTGACCCGCAAAATAACCTATATAATCCAAGTGGGGCTATGAAATATGAGGCTGCAATAAGTAATTTTGGAAATATAATTAGACATTGGCAAGAACATAAATTTGGTGTTTGGTCTGTTGCTGAGAAAAAAAATCCAAAATATATAATAGGTTTTGGAGGTCTAAATTATAAACAATATGCTAATCATTTAAGATTGAATTTGGGATATAGGTTCGATAAAGATTTCTGGGGCAAAGGCTATGCTACAGAGTTAGCTGTAATGGCAATTGAATTTGGGTTTAATAGATTAGTTGAAAATGAGATATATGCTCTAGTTAGACCTTCAAATCTATCTTCAATTAGAGTGCTTGAAAAGTCCGGATTAGAATTGTTTAGTGAACTAAACGATGTGGAAAATGAAGCAAATAGTTTAGTGTTCAGAATAGAAAATAAACCTATAAACGATTAG
- a CDS encoding SDR family NAD(P)-dependent oxidoreductase, producing the protein MKDSYAVITGASQGLGRAFAEELAKENNNLILVSLPGQNLKEFAEDLESQYFVKVSYYETDLSIKENVLDLTEWINSGFSIHMLINNAGIGGSKKFSDASGSYIEKIIQLNVLATSLLTHQLLPNLQKSSKAYVLNVSSLAAFSPIGYKTVYPASKAFIHSFSRGLYQELKDTNVFVSVVNPGPMKTNAEVSRRIEEQGFWARITCLDPQRVARYCIRRLKKRDTVIMVNHISWLLLKILPIWLKMPMLTNKIRKEISIATS; encoded by the coding sequence ATGAAAGATTCGTATGCAGTAATTACAGGAGCCAGCCAGGGGCTGGGAAGAGCTTTTGCAGAAGAGTTGGCTAAAGAAAATAATAATCTTATTCTTGTAAGTTTACCCGGACAAAATCTAAAAGAGTTTGCAGAAGACCTAGAGTCTCAATATTTTGTAAAAGTAAGTTACTATGAAACTGATCTGAGTATAAAAGAAAATGTACTGGATCTTACAGAATGGATTAATTCCGGATTTAGCATTCATATGCTGATTAATAATGCTGGGATCGGTGGCTCCAAAAAATTCAGTGATGCTTCCGGAAGTTATATTGAAAAGATTATTCAGCTTAATGTATTGGCAACTTCATTGTTAACACATCAGCTGTTGCCTAATTTGCAGAAAAGCTCCAAGGCCTATGTGCTCAATGTTTCCAGTCTTGCTGCTTTTTCTCCAATAGGATATAAAACTGTATATCCTGCCTCTAAAGCTTTTATTCACTCTTTTTCCCGTGGGCTATATCAGGAACTGAAAGATACCAATGTTTTTGTAAGTGTTGTAAACCCCGGGCCTATGAAAACAAATGCTGAAGTAAGCCGCAGAATTGAAGAACAGGGATTTTGGGCAAGAATAACCTGTCTGGATCCACAGCGGGTTGCCCGATATTGTATCCGAAGACTTAAAAAAAGAGATACTGTTATTATGGTTAATCATATCAGCTGGCTGCTCCTAAAAATATTACCAATCTGGCTTAAAATGCCTATGCTGACAAATAAAATAAGAAAAGAGATTAGTATTGCAACATCATAA
- a CDS encoding helix-turn-helix domain-containing protein: protein MDINLLILLLTAGGLLLLSFLMLSNAVRVNRKPNFYFGICLLIWSSFFWDDLLLGDLLQNHIVYIITRFIQFLAPLIFYQSVHFYSNPYYKYRVRDTGHLILAFLFLILLCSRPVINTGQFHIIYLSLVLGNALFYTGLSYLKILKHRKNIESFASSKENIDLNWITWIIYATIAASVTTAFYNIFSGERALNIYISLFFMLVVYIVAYYTIQQKEIYPIGLGADDIETEFSEATSGVRNKLMDDMELEDLKVKLTILMETAKPYLESELNLIRLASKMDVSAHQLSYALNQGFEENFFYFVNKYRVKKAEELLTDPAYKQYTILAIGYEAGFNSKTSFNNAFKKITSFTPTEYRKKRSGL, encoded by the coding sequence ATGGATATAAACCTGTTGATTCTTTTGCTTACAGCTGGTGGATTATTGCTATTGTCTTTCCTTATGCTGAGTAATGCTGTCAGGGTAAACAGGAAACCCAATTTTTATTTCGGAATATGTTTACTCATCTGGTCAAGCTTCTTTTGGGACGATTTGTTATTGGGGGATTTATTACAAAATCATATTGTTTATATCATTACCCGATTCATTCAGTTTTTAGCCCCACTAATTTTTTATCAGAGTGTTCATTTTTATTCCAATCCATATTATAAATACAGAGTTAGAGATACAGGACATCTTATATTAGCTTTTCTATTTCTGATATTATTGTGCAGCAGACCGGTGATAAATACGGGGCAATTCCATATTATATACCTTTCTCTGGTTCTGGGGAATGCATTATTTTATACCGGGTTATCTTATCTGAAAATCTTAAAACACAGAAAAAATATAGAATCTTTTGCTTCCAGTAAAGAGAATATAGACCTTAATTGGATTACCTGGATTATTTATGCTACTATTGCGGCATCGGTTACCACAGCTTTTTACAATATCTTTTCTGGTGAAAGAGCACTTAATATTTATATCAGCCTTTTCTTTATGCTGGTGGTTTATATTGTTGCTTATTACACGATTCAGCAGAAAGAGATTTATCCAATAGGATTAGGAGCAGACGATATCGAAACAGAATTTTCTGAAGCTACATCTGGTGTAAGAAATAAACTGATGGATGATATGGAGCTTGAAGACCTTAAGGTAAAACTTACCATTCTTATGGAGACTGCTAAACCATATCTGGAAAGTGAGCTGAATCTGATTAGGCTTGCTTCAAAAATGGATGTTTCAGCACATCAGCTTTCTTATGCTTTGAATCAGGGCTTTGAGGAGAATTTCTTTTATTTTGTCAATAAATACAGAGTTAAAAAAGCAGAGGAATTATTAACAGATCCTGCTTACAAACAATATACGATATTGGCGATAGGATATGAAGCCGGGTTTAATTCGAAAACATCATTCAATAATGCATTTAAAAAAATAACTTCTTTTACACCTACAGAATACCGAAAAAAACGTTCCGGTTTATAA
- a CDS encoding family 20 glycosylhydrolase, whose product MKILSTIFTCVMGSLIFSAQELQTPALIPYPTKMEKTNGNFSLENNMITYFVEAKQPWNRAESFIRQSLFSTSVIRKKGNSVQADLQIKIQTDLKPEAYKLHITNNKIEISASAEAGALYALQTLQQLYQLSGNTKLPTLTIQDSPAYSWRGAELDVARHFFSKEYLYKFIDLLASYKFNKLHLHLTDDQGWRIEIKKYPKLTEQGAWREFNNQDLACLEKAKENPDFELPKEHLRTINGKQQYGGYYTQKDIKDIVAYASSQNIEIIPEIDMPGHMMVATAAYPELLLDGATSGWGKQFSVPINPAKESSYQFIEDVLKEVMDLFPSRYIHIGADEVEQTSWSKSVLCQKLMQKEKLSSLHDLQSYFVKRVNTFIQSKGKTAIGWDEILDGPSDPSMTVMYWRGWKKNAPLEAVNRNHPLIMSPTNPLYFDYLPNSSSLESVYNMKVIPSDIPQNKRNLIMGAQANMWSEMIPSRERLEFMILPRLTALAERIWTNSDMYSSYQQRVIQHYNLWDKKDYRYRMPDLTGFADEQVIVDGQSVLKINNPLASSKIHYTTDGSLPAISSPVLQNSLTIREPAKIRFATISSSGAKSELYQVQVKQGKWHPAIKVKSATPGLNATFFSGVFPNTKGIKGETVKNEIISNVKLSDTIKMPAFGTKIKGLIRIPEKGIYNFYFTCDDGGVLKVADQLVVDNDGQHAPVMKSGQIALEQGYHPIDIDFIEAGGGFTLKLYYSVNSSEPQPIPDNWFYH is encoded by the coding sequence ATGAAAATACTTTCCACAATTTTCACTTGTGTCATGGGTTCTTTGATCTTCTCGGCACAAGAATTACAGACTCCCGCTCTCATTCCATATCCTACAAAAATGGAAAAAACCAACGGGAATTTCTCTCTGGAAAACAATATGATAACCTATTTCGTAGAAGCTAAACAACCATGGAATCGAGCGGAGAGTTTTATCCGTCAATCACTTTTCAGTACATCAGTCATCCGGAAAAAAGGCAACTCTGTTCAGGCAGATCTTCAAATAAAAATTCAGACAGACCTAAAGCCAGAAGCCTATAAACTGCATATTACCAATAATAAAATTGAAATATCGGCGTCAGCAGAAGCGGGTGCTTTATACGCTCTGCAAACGCTGCAACAGCTTTATCAGCTTTCCGGAAATACAAAACTTCCGACACTTACTATACAGGACAGCCCTGCATATAGCTGGAGAGGTGCAGAACTGGACGTTGCAAGACATTTCTTCTCCAAAGAATATTTATACAAATTCATTGATTTACTGGCATCATACAAATTCAACAAACTACACCTGCATCTTACCGATGACCAGGGATGGCGTATTGAAATAAAAAAGTATCCAAAACTAACAGAACAGGGAGCATGGCGTGAGTTCAACAATCAGGACCTTGCATGTCTGGAAAAAGCAAAAGAAAATCCGGACTTTGAGTTACCTAAAGAGCACTTGCGCACTATAAACGGAAAGCAACAATATGGCGGCTACTATACTCAGAAGGACATTAAAGACATTGTAGCCTATGCATCTTCACAAAATATTGAAATAATTCCGGAAATCGACATGCCCGGGCACATGATGGTTGCCACTGCTGCATATCCTGAACTTTTACTGGACGGGGCTACTTCAGGATGGGGAAAACAATTTTCAGTTCCCATTAATCCGGCCAAAGAAAGTTCTTATCAGTTTATTGAGGATGTATTAAAAGAAGTTATGGATTTATTTCCTTCCCGCTACATTCATATCGGAGCAGATGAAGTGGAGCAAACCAGCTGGAGCAAATCGGTTCTTTGCCAGAAACTAATGCAGAAAGAAAAACTAAGCTCTCTACACGATCTTCAAAGCTATTTCGTAAAACGTGTGAACACATTTATCCAGTCAAAAGGAAAAACAGCTATTGGCTGGGACGAAATACTGGATGGCCCATCCGACCCAAGCATGACAGTCATGTATTGGCGTGGCTGGAAAAAGAATGCTCCCCTGGAGGCTGTAAATCGTAATCATCCTCTGATTATGTCCCCAACCAATCCGTTGTATTTTGATTACTTGCCCAACAGCAGCTCATTGGAAAGTGTATATAACATGAAGGTTATTCCTTCCGATATTCCACAAAATAAACGTAATCTAATTATGGGCGCACAAGCCAATATGTGGTCGGAAATGATTCCGTCTCGTGAACGACTGGAATTTATGATCCTACCCCGCTTAACAGCTCTTGCGGAAAGGATCTGGACAAACAGCGATATGTATTCGTCTTACCAACAGCGGGTCATCCAACATTATAATCTTTGGGATAAAAAAGATTACCGTTACCGGATGCCGGATCTAACTGGCTTTGCCGATGAACAGGTTATTGTTGACGGACAGTCCGTATTAAAAATAAATAATCCATTAGCCTCTAGTAAAATACACTACACAACGGATGGCTCATTACCTGCTATCTCTAGTCCTGTATTACAAAACTCATTAACCATCCGCGAGCCTGCTAAAATCCGGTTTGCAACAATATCTTCATCAGGAGCAAAAAGCGAACTTTATCAGGTACAGGTAAAACAGGGCAAATGGCATCCGGCTATAAAAGTAAAATCGGCTACTCCGGGGCTAAATGCTACTTTCTTCTCAGGGGTATTTCCAAATACAAAAGGCATTAAAGGAGAAACAGTAAAGAATGAAATTATCTCTAATGTAAAACTGAGTGATACCATAAAAATGCCAGCTTTTGGCACTAAAATAAAAGGTTTGATCCGCATTCCGGAAAAAGGAATTTATAACTTCTACTTTACATGTGATGATGGCGGTGTTTTAAAAGTTGCGGATCAATTAGTTGTCGATAATGATGGCCAGCATGCACCGGTTATGAAAAGCGGCCAAATTGCTCTGGAACAAGGTTATCATCCGATAGATATAGATTTTATTGAAGCAGGCGGTGGATTCACACTAAAGCTTTATTACAGCGTTAACAGTTCTGAACCTCAACCGATTCCGGATAATTGGTTCTATCATTAA
- a CDS encoding MarR family winged helix-turn-helix transcriptional regulator has translation MDYTLLKDAIKLVEQFEAELKKSNQYDHDIESFKHWIADQVTEEESFTEPYWEGKENKRTPESVISTLIVHMNRYAKTYSKSAIFGSAFSTQEEFIYLINLRAFGGMTKMELIKKNIQEKPAGIQIINRLLQQGWIEQSDSATDKRSKIIQITPQGLHALDAQMEKIRQATQIVAGNLTYKEKMKLIELLNKLNEYHHPIFTQNIDSSELLDKVFENNYKTV, from the coding sequence ATGGATTATACACTGCTAAAAGATGCAATAAAGCTTGTTGAACAGTTTGAAGCCGAATTAAAAAAATCAAATCAGTATGATCATGATATTGAAAGCTTTAAACACTGGATTGCGGATCAAGTAACAGAAGAAGAGTCTTTTACTGAACCTTATTGGGAAGGAAAGGAAAACAAGAGAACGCCGGAAAGTGTTATCAGTACACTCATTGTGCATATGAACCGCTATGCTAAAACCTATTCTAAATCCGCCATATTTGGCTCAGCTTTCTCTACACAGGAAGAATTCATATATCTTATTAACCTCAGAGCTTTTGGCGGGATGACCAAAATGGAGCTTATAAAAAAAAATATTCAGGAAAAGCCTGCCGGAATTCAGATTATCAACAGGCTTCTTCAACAGGGATGGATAGAGCAATCAGATTCCGCAACGGATAAAAGAAGTAAAATTATTCAAATTACCCCACAAGGATTACATGCTTTGGATGCTCAAATGGAAAAAATACGCCAGGCAACACAAATTGTAGCTGGCAACCTTACTTACAAAGAGAAAATGAAATTGATTGAATTATTAAATAAACTCAATGAGTATCATCATCCAATATTTACTCAAAATATAGACTCCTCTGAACTTTTGGATAAAGTTTTTGAAAACAACTATAAAACGGTATAA
- a CDS encoding lipocalin family protein → MKNKIILGAAFTLTTLALLSSCSNIPKNAKAIEKFDAERYLGTWYEIARFDYKFEKDLDNVTAQYSFKENGEIKVLNSGYNTKTKEWKSATGSAKFRKDKTTAALKVSFFKPFYAGYNVIAIDKDYKYALVAGQNLKYLWLLSREKTIPENIKEEYLKTAQSIGYDTSKLIWVNQDRSNPFIHGK, encoded by the coding sequence ATGAAAAATAAAATCATACTTGGTGCAGCCTTTACGCTTACCACACTAGCACTACTATCCTCTTGTTCCAATATTCCAAAAAATGCTAAAGCTATTGAAAAATTCGATGCTGAACGTTATCTCGGAACCTGGTATGAAATTGCCCGTTTCGATTATAAGTTTGAAAAGGACTTAGATAATGTAACCGCACAGTATAGCTTTAAAGAAAATGGAGAAATTAAGGTTCTGAATAGTGGTTACAATACAAAAACCAAAGAATGGAAATCGGCAACCGGAAGCGCTAAATTCAGAAAAGATAAAACAACTGCCGCACTAAAAGTCAGCTTCTTTAAACCTTTTTATGCAGGTTATAATGTTATTGCTATAGATAAAGATTATAAATATGCTCTGGTTGCAGGGCAAAATCTGAAATACCTATGGTTACTTTCCCGTGAGAAAACAATACCCGAAAACATTAAAGAAGAATACCTTAAAACAGCTCAGTCAATAGGTTATGATACTTCTAAATTAATCTGGGTGAATCAGGATAGAAGCAATCCTTTTATACATGGAAAATAA